One window of Penaeus chinensis breed Huanghai No. 1 chromosome 1, ASM1920278v2, whole genome shotgun sequence genomic DNA carries:
- the LOC125041760 gene encoding titin-like: MRGAILWLLGVAAVASLPLSDPPHTEQELMQLLLDTLPGENDLEGDVVKGHPEADVLSVPVTTQSSVNVTSKVPSDPAGTVPADDASTLVVTTPEQGQVQQQQQQVAEEDHEQVTEQEQMPEEVEQVLEQERAPEQEQQVPEEVTLPEQEQVPEEVQQVPQQEAEEPIAEQEQLPVEPQANPLVPVPVQESSRVKYFIPDTDEEPEIVYIPEEPLVDIPEEPLVDIPEEPLEDGFVAEEFPKDIVDVPEDNSEEPMDVFIVPEDVPEGFVPEDVPEGFVPEETYDGPEEIPEEIYENPDVPEEAFSVPQEVSDDLEYMPEEVFEGSEDFPQEMFGVPEEVPEVFIDNFGTPEEVFDGPQEMPEEFSDAEEEVPEGILIVREDNFDTFEDASADIFDGLQETPEAEISAGMFDTPEEIPGVFGVPEEFPQEVPEGFYDIREEIPEGMFVPEEVPQVDGPQDIPEGFSDGAVPVEAIGIFEEVPEDVSEDAFDGPQGAPEGFFDAPEQAYPEPSPLIPELVPIRVSYMSQEFIETREPEEDSEEDELVNVEPQEYPQEETYDQPMVYFVPEGETFVPENADYTPEEEYNLDVNSGMEQDMPQMDEGEYIPDDAPIASDSYYVGEEQPMIEDGAFMPEDEIFSDEAMPDNVNLYTPEGDVIIPGFLPDMSEETSSEEDVPEQFYPQGEESEGEDFAPFPTEADNDEMVFKPFSSLTLFHPAVVMGPETEGEKELEGDESSEPYVPPTLVEIVVIDTQVDQNDRLPLPFADQRPFFVQMQSEQLPVRPITPIAGETFRPDEPLPPIAEEAQTDEADQLTPIVVDNQTFLIPNENDSQMIFFPEDKEPTQSLPVFPDQWDNEKHFFLPIRSEDDGDDQPLTEENFPEFEGQQQPTQEFLEQSFPFHPQLPMRRPTFPTVESQDYFDGPQTPQRFGHFHPEPIPFQDDDSDDDDIIYPDYDMPAGHNFDYFMQSRYPQLYGRNGFYPQSINEPSRNLDFTPQNYQIYGPSFGQQSNSPSQFSPFNFRNAMPARSPYRQGYQGPFQFYSGQVAPQSQYETNYGYPWNYNNPSHRPVW, translated from the exons ATGAGAGGAGCG ATATTATGGTTACTCGGGGTAGCAGCAGTGGCTTCCCTGCCGCTGTCGGACCCCCCCCACACGGAACAGGAACTTATGCAGCTGCTCCTCGACACACTACCCGGAGAAAACGACCTTGAAGGAGACGTAGTCAAGGGCCATCCTGAGGCAGATGTCCTGAGTGTGCCGGTAACCACCCAGTCGTCCGTCAATGTGACCTCCAAGGTGCCCAGCGACCCGGCTGGCACTGTGCCTGCCGATGATGCTTCTACCCTTGTCGTCACTACACCTGAGCAGGGACaggtgcagcagcagcagcagcaggtagCGGAGGAAGACCATGAACAGGTAACTGAACAAGAGCAGATGCCCGAAGAGGTAGAACAAGTGCTTGAACAAGAACGGGCGCCCGAGCAGGAACAGCAAGTGCCTGAGGAGGTGACGTTGCCCGAGCAGGAACAAGTACCCGAAGAGGTACAACAGGTTCCCCAGCAGGAAGCAGAAGAACCAATCGCCGAGCAGGAACAGCTCCCTGTCGAACCGCAGGCGAACCCTCTTGTACCTGTCCCGGTCCAAGAATCTTCGAGGGTGAAGTACTTTATCCCTGACACAGACGAAGAACCCGAGATTGTATACATTCCTGAAGAACCTCTTGTTGACATTCCTGAAGAACCTCTTGTTGACATTCCTGAAGAACCTCTTGAAGACGGTTTTGTAGCAGAGGAATTCCCCAAAGACATCGTTGACGTTCCTGAAGACAACTCTGAAGAACCTATGGATGTTTTTATTGTGCCTGAAGATGTGCCTGAGGGCTTTGTGCCTGAAGATGTGCCTGAGGGCTTTGTGCCTGAAGAGACGTATGATGGCCCTGAGGAAATTCCCGAAGAAATCTATGAGAACCCTGATGTGCCCGAAGAGGCTTTTTCTGTTCCTCAAGAAGTCTCTGACGACCTTGAATATATGCCAGAGGAGGTGTTTGAGGGCTCTGAGGACTTCCCACAAGAAATGTTTGGTGTTCCTGAAGAAGTCCCTGAAGTATTTATTGACAATTTTGGTACTCCCGAAGAAGTTTTTGATGGGCCTCAAGAGATGCCTGAAGAATTTTCTGATGCCGAAGAGGAAGTTCCAGAGGGAATCTTGATTGTCCGTGAGGATAACTTTGACACCTTCGAAGACGCTTCTGCAGATATTTTTGATGGACTTCAAGAGACCCCTGAAGCCGAGATTTCAGCAGGAATGTTTGATACTCCTGAAGAAATTCCCGGAGTCTTTGGTGTCCCCGAAGAGTTTCCTCAAGAAGTTCCAGAAGGTTTTTATGATATTCGTGAGGAGATCCCCGAGGGGATGTTTGTCCCTGAAGAAGTCCCACAAGTCGATGGTCCCCAAGACATCCCTGAAGGTTTCTCTGATGGTGCGGTTCCTGTAGAAGCAATTGGTATCTTTGAAGAAGTTCCTGAAGACGTCTCTGAAGATGCGTTTGATGGTCCTCAAGGGGCCCCTGAAGGTTTCTTTGATGCTCCTGAACAAGCATATCCTGAACCTAGTCCCTTAATACCTGAACTCGTCCCAATAAGAGTGTCTTATATGAGCCAGGAATTCATTGAGACCAGGGAGCCAGAAGAGGACTCCGAGGAAGACGAACTTGTGAATGTTGAGCCACAAGAATACCCACAAGAGGAGACCTATGACCAACCCATGGTATATTTCGTACCTGAAGGCGAAACTTTCGTGCCCGAGAATGCTGACTACACTCCCGAGGAGGAATACAACTTGGACGTAAATTCTGGCATGGAGCAGGATATGCCACAGATGGATGAAGGGGAGTATATCCCCGACGATGCACCCATCGCGTCGGACAGTTATTATGTCGGTGAGGAACAGCCAATGATTGAAGATGGTGCATTTATGCCTGAGGATGAGATCTTTAGTGACGAAGCTATGCCGGATAATGTGAACCTCTACACCCCTGAAGGTGATGTAATCATACCTGGGTTCCTTCCAGACATGTCGGAAGAGACCTCTTCTGAAGAGGATGTTCCAGAACAGTTCTACCCACAAGGTGAGGAGTCTGAGGGCGAAGACTTTGCTCCATTCCCTACCGAGGCCGATAATGACGAGATGGTCTTCAAGCCCTTCAGCAGTTTGACTTTATTCCATCCTGCTGTGGTGATGGGCCCAGAgaccgaaggagagaaggaactgGAAGGCGATGAGTCCAGTGAGCCATATGTACCACCAACCTTAGTCGAGATCGTGGTTATTGACACCCAAGTCGACCAAAACGATAggcttcctctccccttcgcagACCAGCGTCCTTTCTTTGTGCAAATGCAGTCTGAGCAGTTGCCCGTCCGCCCCATCACGCCCATCGCTGGAGAAACATTCCGCCCTGACGAGCCTCTGCCGCCCATTGCTGAAGAGGCACAGACAGACGAGGCTGATCAGCTGACGCCCATTGTGGTCGACAATCAGACATTTCTCATCCCCAATGAAAATgacagccagatgatattttttcCCGAGGATAAAGAGCCCACCCAGAGCCTCCCTGTCTTCCCTGACCAGTGGGACAAtgagaaacatttttttcttccaatCCGGAGCGAGGACGATGGAGACGACCAGCCACTGACTGAGGAAAATTTCCCAGAATTCGAGGGGCAACAACAACCAACTCAAGAATTCCTTGAGCAAAGTTTCCCTTTCCACCCACAGCTGCCGATGAGAAGACCCACATTTCCCACAGTGGAATCTCAGGACTACTTTGACGGCCCACAGACTCCTCAGAGGTTTGGTCATTTCCACCCCGAGCCAATCCCTTTCCAggacgatgacagtgatgatgatgatataatttacCCTGATTATGACATGCCAGCTGGACACAACTTTGACTATTTCATGCAGTCTCGCTACCCACAGCTGTACGGCAGAAACGGCTTTTACCCACAGTCAATCAACGAGCCTTCCAGGAACCTAGATTTCACCCCACAGAACTACCAGATATATGGACCAAGTTTCGGCCAACAAAGCAACTCACCTTCTCAGTTCTCTCCTTTCAACTTCAGGAATGCTATGCCAGCAAGGTCCCCCTACAGGCAAGGTTATCAGGGTCCTTTCCAATTTTACTCAGGGCAGGTCGCTCCACAAAGCCAGTACGAAACCAACTACGGTTATCCTTGGAACTACAATAATCCTTCCCACCGTCCTGTGTGGTAG